In Brassica napus cultivar Da-Ae chromosome C2, Da-Ae, whole genome shotgun sequence, the sequence ggagtacgacaggtacgggaccaatgtcctttacaacCACATCTGTAACACACTGTCTCACGCTTCTGGGTGGTATCCTCTTGAGTTTCTTTACCCTTGGAAACTTGCCCGGGTCTAACCCACTTATTAGATCCCCTCCATTTGGGATTGTAAgtttttccacgtttgttgttgaaacggcGGCCATGACCTCGATTGGCATGGTTTCTTCTTTCCGAATTTTCTatcgccgtagcattcacttcagggaatgctttggctcccgtaggccgggaattgtggtttttgattaagagctcattgttcttttcagctaacatgagcgcaaccatcaattcagaaaatctcgtgtacccgcattttctgtaaatttcgggtaagaagtgaagctgtttgtggaaagtgatgtatgttttattcatcatttctgCCTCAGAGACAGGATTACCACAATACTTCAGGAGTGCAACTATCCGCAGGACAGCGGAATTGTAATCCTCAACCTTTTGAAAAtcttggaacctcagatttttccactcttctagaGCGTGAGGAAGGTTGATTTGTCTCTGATTATCAAacctttcttttaaagtttGCCACAATTCAGCTGGGTCCTTGACGTTTGCATAGTCGTGCGTTAGACtttcatctaaatgcttcttcaggaagattatcgcttcggctatatgtTCGGGTGGTGATTTGTTACCGATTACAATtgtttcggttatctttttcaTCACCAGATATGGTTTCACGTTTGTGACCCACCCGACGTAATTTTCGCCAGTTATTTTCAgggccgggaactggagtttctcgatgtttgccatttgtaattctaaaacacaaaataataattttattagaacttcataattaaaaaccgtttacattaatcatacaagcaattacaaagagaagcgatgtaaagaaaagtaaaccgatattcatcttaaattcactcggagtaaattctccaacgaataaaccataaatagaaacacaaataaaaattgcacataaaaacaaaagtgcgcgaatcatctttcttgaaatgaaaaatcggaggagagcgatttgaaatttttgagagaagatgaaatgttttggatgatgaaatggagtgaaaatgagttgtatttatagatgaaaattactgttcatgaccgttggagaaaggggaaatttttgaaaaaaattctttgtgaccgttggggttaaatcgagtgcacttaaaatcagtctgaaaatatcgtattaaacagtcaatcaaatctataaaatttcataaaagtaaaaattatagcaatgaaatatttatgttatgacaacaaatcatgcgacggctcagccgatcaatgcagagtaataaataaattatacggcggctcggccgaccaattaataacaaacacaatataaggcggctcggccgaccaataaataataaacagaatataaggcggctcggccgaccaataaataaattaaattaatagtaaataatataggcggtattccggccattataacatgatataaataatagtagaggcggtataccgaccattataacagggtataaatgatacaaataaattttaccgaatcgcagagtgatcgtgctgataacgtgttataaaaaaactagaattcTATTGTATcgagaaaatttaaataagggcaaaattttatacccgtatgagaagataacactgataataAGAGAGGATGTGTTATTAGAAGGAGAAGGAATGGTGTGTTTACAATCGATcgaaacgatcgtttatataaaaaagaaattcactgtgcaaatagtgcaacGGGCCCCACATCTTTTATATTATCAACATATACGGCGTTTCTTTTTCTGACTTTTCACAACATAATGGATATTGTCAAGTACATATCAAAAGTGTACTTATGTTAAGTACCTCCCGTAAAATCTAGAGTCTCAAAAGTGTATCTTAAGTCAAGCACAAAACAATCTAGAGTCTTATAAAAAGTACAAAAGATGAGACATGGACGTCTTTGTCTTGACCATTCCGTAATATTTTACTTTGCCAactaagagaaaataaaaatgccGAAGAATGCGTCTGTAAAGTTTAATTGGGTTAAAGGACGGTGTGGGCTTAGTTGGAGCCCAATAGCGTTAGTCCACAGTTATAACATGTCCATAGATAtgtgataaataa encodes:
- the LOC125581423 gene encoding uncharacterized protein LOC125581423; amino-acid sequence: MANIEKLQFPALKITGENYVGWVTNVKPYLVMKKITETIVIGNKSPPEHIAEAIIFLKKHLDESLTHDYANVKDPAELWQTLKERFDNQRQINLPHALEEWKNLRFQDFQKVEDYNSAVLRIVALLKYCGNPVSEAEMMNKTYITFHKQLHFLPEIYRKCGYTRFSELMVALMLAEKNNELLIKNHNSRPTGAKAFPEVNATAIENSERRNHANRGHGRRFNNKRGKTYNPKWRGSNKWVRPGQVSKGKETQEDTTQKRETVCYRCGCKGHWSRTCRTPSHLCKLYQESTKGKAKEVNLTENVEGTSYLESSDYANELD